The proteins below come from a single Deinococcus radiodurans R1 = ATCC 13939 = DSM 20539 genomic window:
- a CDS encoding DUF4388 domain-containing protein, protein MTAVPRSPARPELVSALPILTILNDPDRAAMYRHLAGQAGVPTIEAEGALHALTQLERMPVAAIICDAQMEDMSGEDFREVVTAEESTHDVPVYVLPQLPEAGNGDAGALPTSPQVLGEVLTELGLSPAQLPVPLRTGAPAHLHGDLSQFSLPEFLNWVAEMRFSGHWLVTVSSRQGAAQPLAGHLVMRGGDLVYAECGGHSGKAAVFTLLQAIEEYRDAIFHFYLAEAPDDVRSPDLHAATPRLLIELAVDLDHHAAGHSLH, encoded by the coding sequence GTGACCGCCGTCCCCCGTTCTCCGGCCCGGCCCGAACTCGTGTCCGCCCTGCCGATTCTGACCATCCTCAACGACCCCGACCGGGCGGCGATGTACCGCCACCTCGCCGGGCAGGCGGGGGTGCCGACCATCGAGGCGGAGGGGGCGCTGCACGCCCTGACGCAGCTCGAGCGTATGCCGGTGGCGGCCATCATCTGCGACGCCCAGATGGAAGACATGAGCGGCGAGGACTTCCGCGAAGTGGTCACCGCCGAGGAAAGCACCCACGACGTGCCGGTGTACGTGCTGCCGCAGTTGCCGGAAGCTGGAAATGGGGACGCCGGGGCGCTGCCCACCAGCCCGCAGGTGCTCGGCGAAGTGCTGACCGAACTGGGCCTTTCACCCGCTCAGCTCCCGGTGCCGCTGCGGACAGGCGCCCCGGCGCACCTGCACGGCGACCTCTCGCAGTTCAGCCTGCCCGAATTCCTGAACTGGGTGGCCGAAATGCGCTTTTCCGGGCACTGGCTGGTCACGGTCAGCAGCCGTCAGGGCGCCGCGCAGCCGCTGGCCGGACATCTGGTGATGCGCGGGGGCGACCTCGTGTACGCCGAGTGCGGCGGGCACAGTGGCAAGGCCGCCGTCTTCACGTTGCTCCAGGCCATCGAGGAATACCGCGACGCCATCTTTCACTTCTACCTCGCCGAGGCGCCGGACGACGTGCGCTCGCCCGACCTGCACGCGGCCACGCCCCGGCTGCTGATCGAACTGGCGGTGGACCTCGACCACCACGCCGCCGGGCACAGCCTGCACTGA
- a CDS encoding response regulator — translation MPDILIVDDSISVRKALEITLRNHNVSSASAVSAEQALERLAEDPGAFDLLMIDVIMPGKSGVELCEELKADPRYAALPVILMSGNVDDEVKEQAQQVGAEGLLKKPFRSEELIPLVQSTLEDARERRQHAADAVQPPAPATEQPAAEKMDDAALTALSDLLQTYEDHPRVRDVVMLDRQGQPLRQTGNVLPENIQLFARFFTNTAGVLGKQMLGEDIQDVTIRYGGHEMVIHNLPEHFVVVLMGEGQPSLQA, via the coding sequence ATGCCTGACATCCTCATCGTCGACGACAGCATCAGCGTGCGTAAAGCGCTGGAAATCACCCTTCGCAACCACAACGTCTCCAGCGCCAGCGCCGTGAGCGCCGAGCAGGCCCTCGAGCGCCTCGCCGAAGACCCCGGCGCCTTCGACCTGCTGATGATCGACGTGATCATGCCCGGCAAAAGCGGCGTGGAGCTGTGCGAGGAACTCAAGGCCGACCCGCGCTACGCCGCGCTGCCCGTCATCCTGATGAGCGGCAACGTGGACGACGAGGTCAAGGAACAGGCGCAGCAGGTCGGCGCCGAGGGCCTGCTGAAAAAGCCTTTCCGCTCCGAGGAACTCATTCCCCTCGTTCAGAGCACCCTCGAAGACGCGCGGGAACGCCGCCAGCACGCGGCAGACGCGGTGCAGCCCCCGGCACCCGCCACCGAACAACCGGCAGCCGAGAAGATGGACGACGCGGCGCTCACCGCGCTCTCGGACCTGCTCCAGACCTACGAGGACCACCCCCGCGTGCGCGACGTGGTGATGCTCGACCGCCAGGGCCAGCCGCTGCGTCAGACCGGCAACGTGCTGCCCGAGAACATCCAGCTGTTCGCCCGTTTCTTCACCAACACGGCGGGTGTGCTGGGCAAGCAGATGCTCGGCGAGGACATTCAGGACGTGACCATCCGCTACGGCGGGCACGAGATGGTGATTCACAACCTGCCCGAGCACTTCGTGGTGGTGCTGATGGGCGAGGGGCAGCCCAGCCTGCAAGCCTGA
- a CDS encoding phosphatidate phosphatase App1 family protein, whose product MTLRRIALTYAILTLLPASASAAQLTLLAHPQPGRVEVRVAEDDPWGQRPARAEDSAAVNVLRTLSQLLPNPLAGVPVRCTPERGETVNTQTDDRGHAACTLPPGAGAVRVEVPGAGAQAAPDWQLNRAAHLTVTDLDDTVIVTGVRQGGAARILRQNALTRPVFPGVQALLQAEAARGPMVYLSNSPEGLGAPLQELLGTRGFPAGPLLLRDFPSVSGAQHKGQALDTLARQTGATFTLLGDSGERDPEIYAAFVRAWPGRVERILIRDVVSGERHAEVERLLGGLGVAWEWLPGAQP is encoded by the coding sequence ATGACGCTGCGCCGCATTGCCCTGACCTATGCCATCCTCACCCTGCTTCCCGCCAGTGCCAGCGCCGCGCAGCTCACCCTGCTTGCCCACCCGCAGCCGGGCCGGGTGGAAGTGCGCGTCGCCGAGGACGACCCCTGGGGCCAGCGCCCGGCGCGGGCAGAAGACAGCGCGGCGGTGAATGTGCTGCGGACCCTCTCGCAACTGCTGCCCAACCCGCTTGCCGGGGTGCCGGTGCGCTGCACGCCGGAAAGGGGAGAGACGGTGAACACCCAGACCGATGATCGGGGCCACGCCGCCTGCACGCTGCCGCCGGGGGCCGGAGCGGTGCGGGTGGAGGTGCCGGGCGCCGGGGCACAGGCGGCGCCCGACTGGCAGTTGAACAGGGCCGCTCACCTTACTGTGACCGACCTTGACGACACCGTCATCGTGACCGGCGTGCGGCAGGGCGGCGCGGCGCGCATCCTGCGGCAAAACGCGCTGACGCGTCCGGTGTTTCCGGGGGTGCAGGCCCTCTTGCAAGCGGAGGCGGCGCGGGGGCCGATGGTGTACCTCAGCAACAGCCCCGAAGGACTCGGCGCCCCATTGCAGGAGCTGCTGGGCACGCGTGGCTTTCCCGCCGGGCCGCTGCTGCTGCGCGATTTTCCCAGCGTGTCCGGCGCCCAGCACAAGGGACAGGCGCTCGATACCCTCGCCCGGCAGACCGGGGCCACCTTCACCCTGCTCGGCGACAGCGGTGAGCGCGACCCGGAGATTTACGCGGCGTTCGTCCGCGCCTGGCCGGGCCGGGTCGAGCGGATTCTCATTCGGGACGTGGTGAGCGGCGAACGCCACGCCGAGGTCGAGCGGCTGCTCGGGGGCCTCGGCGTGGCGTGGGAGTGGCTGCCGGGAGCGCAGCCCTGA
- the thrC gene encoding threonine synthase, translating into MKYVSTRSQTDLGSFCDVLLSGLAPDGGLAMPAFIPTFSAAELEALRGLSYPDLAYAVMRPFISDIPEADLRALLHATYRAEVFGSPDITPLTPLGESGLYLLELSNGPSLAFKDMAMQFMGHAFEYVLEKRDQRVNILGATSGDTGSAAEYAMLGKARVNVFMLSPQGRMSAFQQAQMYSLNEPNIFNIAIEGVFDDCQDLVKEVNADAEFKAKYHIGAVNSINWGRVLAQAVYYFRAYFALGLPADAEADFSVPSGNFGNVFAGYLAKRMGLPVGQLIVASNENDVLHEFFTTGSYHVRPAARVAVTSSPSMDIGKASNFERYLYLIAGADAVQTAGWWDEVGAGRPVELRDTAHWPEIQSSGFRAGKSTHADRLATIRRVDEQFGRLIDPHTADGVLAGEGFRRSGVPMVCLETALPAKFEETVREAVGRVPERPTRFVGIESKERFCDVLPNDAAALKAYLAAKLG; encoded by the coding sequence ATGAAGTACGTCTCCACCCGCAGCCAGACCGACCTCGGCAGCTTTTGCGATGTGCTGCTCTCCGGCCTCGCGCCCGACGGGGGGCTGGCGATGCCCGCTTTCATCCCGACCTTCAGCGCGGCGGAGCTGGAGGCCCTGCGCGGCCTGAGCTACCCCGACCTCGCCTACGCGGTGATGCGGCCCTTCATCTCCGACATCCCCGAGGCCGACCTGCGGGCGCTGCTGCACGCGACCTACCGCGCCGAGGTGTTCGGCAGCCCGGACATTACGCCGCTGACACCCCTGGGCGAGTCGGGACTTTACCTGCTCGAACTCTCCAACGGCCCCAGCCTCGCCTTCAAGGACATGGCGATGCAGTTTATGGGGCACGCCTTCGAGTATGTGCTGGAAAAGCGCGACCAGCGCGTGAATATCCTCGGCGCGACGTCGGGCGACACCGGCAGCGCCGCCGAGTACGCGATGCTCGGCAAGGCGCGGGTCAACGTCTTCATGCTCTCGCCGCAGGGCCGCATGAGCGCCTTTCAGCAGGCGCAGATGTACAGCCTGAATGAGCCAAATATTTTCAACATCGCCATCGAGGGCGTGTTCGACGACTGCCAAGACCTCGTGAAAGAGGTGAACGCCGACGCGGAGTTCAAGGCGAAGTACCACATCGGCGCCGTCAACTCGATCAACTGGGGCCGGGTGCTCGCGCAGGCGGTGTACTACTTCCGGGCGTACTTTGCGCTGGGACTGCCTGCGGATGCCGAGGCCGATTTCTCGGTGCCGAGCGGCAATTTCGGCAACGTGTTCGCCGGCTACCTCGCCAAACGGATGGGCCTGCCGGTCGGCCAGCTCATCGTTGCCAGCAATGAAAACGACGTGCTGCACGAGTTTTTCACCACCGGCAGCTATCACGTCCGCCCGGCAGCGCGGGTGGCGGTCACGTCGAGCCCCAGCATGGACATCGGCAAGGCGAGCAACTTCGAGCGCTACCTCTACCTGATTGCCGGGGCCGACGCGGTGCAGACGGCGGGCTGGTGGGACGAAGTCGGCGCGGGCCGCCCGGTGGAACTGCGCGACACGGCGCACTGGCCGGAGATTCAGAGCAGCGGCTTTCGCGCGGGCAAAAGCACCCACGCCGACCGGCTGGCGACCATCCGGCGGGTGGACGAGCAGTTTGGCCGCCTGATCGACCCCCACACCGCCGACGGCGTGCTGGCCGGCGAGGGGTTCCGGCGCAGCGGCGTGCCGATGGTCTGTCTGGAAACCGCCCTGCCCGCTAAATTCGAGGAAACGGTGCGCGAGGCGGTGGGCCGCGTGCCCGAGCGCCCCACACGCTTTGTCGGCATCGAAAGCAAGGAGCGCTTCTGCGACGTGCTGCCCAACGACGCGGCGGCGCTCAAGGCATATCTGGCGGCTAAACTCGGCTGA
- a CDS encoding magnesium transporter CorA family protein: protein MAASPAADATSPSSQSAPPRPPTDAGPGDPLLDGSGQPAPHAEAHVFRDGKVRHLPLDLNLARGLLDDPQAFVWFDLVNPDPADLEALREPFDLHPLAIEDALVGGQRVKVEPYDTFWFVVLHGASLPSQDRLQLHEMALFIGQRFVLTIQHQPLFADEEIVERWQLVPAAWRSSASSLTYVILDTIVDNLRELTDQIERELREVRTTMTRSQVVHPELLQRIFSLEEVTHEAYTVALSLRDTLPTFVHAPEEAPVGGPAQAPYYRDVHDHAIGVVERLGAERDLSQRVFDVYQSLAAQQQSEVARQLTVVSTIFLPLTFLTGFFGQNFEYLTQKIASERAFWVWGFGSYLLSLLAIAWVIRRVSRWGRDG, encoded by the coding sequence ATGGCCGCTTCTCCCGCTGCGGATGCCACGTCTCCTTCTTCCCAGTCGGCGCCGCCACGTCCTCCGACAGACGCCGGACCGGGCGACCCTTTGCTGGATGGAAGTGGTCAACCCGCGCCCCATGCCGAGGCGCATGTGTTCCGGGACGGCAAGGTGCGGCACCTTCCGCTGGACCTGAACCTCGCGCGTGGGCTGCTGGACGACCCGCAGGCGTTCGTGTGGTTCGATCTGGTCAACCCGGACCCCGCCGACCTCGAAGCCCTGCGCGAGCCGTTCGACCTGCACCCGCTGGCGATCGAGGACGCGCTCGTGGGTGGGCAGCGGGTCAAGGTGGAGCCCTACGACACCTTCTGGTTCGTGGTGCTGCACGGCGCCTCCTTGCCGTCGCAGGACCGCTTGCAACTGCACGAAATGGCGCTGTTTATCGGGCAACGGTTCGTACTGACCATTCAGCATCAGCCGCTGTTCGCCGACGAGGAAATCGTGGAGCGCTGGCAACTTGTCCCCGCCGCGTGGCGTTCCAGTGCCAGTTCGCTGACCTACGTGATTCTGGACACCATCGTGGACAATCTGCGCGAGCTGACCGACCAGATTGAGCGCGAACTGCGCGAGGTCCGCACGACGATGACGCGCAGCCAGGTCGTGCATCCCGAGCTGCTTCAGCGCATTTTTTCGCTTGAGGAAGTCACCCATGAGGCTTACACCGTCGCCCTGTCGCTGCGCGACACCCTGCCAACTTTCGTGCACGCGCCGGAGGAGGCGCCTGTCGGCGGCCCGGCCCAGGCGCCGTACTACCGCGATGTCCACGACCACGCGATAGGGGTGGTCGAACGCCTCGGCGCCGAGCGCGACCTGAGTCAGCGGGTGTTCGACGTGTACCAGTCGCTCGCCGCTCAGCAACAGAGTGAGGTGGCGCGGCAGCTCACGGTGGTGTCCACCATTTTTCTGCCGCTGACCTTCCTCACGGGGTTTTTCGGTCAGAACTTCGAGTACCTGACTCAGAAGATAGCGAGCGAGCGGGCGTTCTGGGTCTGGGGTTTCGGGTCTTATCTGCTGTCGCTGCTGGCAATCGCCTGGGTCATTCGCCGGGTGTCGCGTTGGGGGCGTGACGGGTAG
- a CDS encoding DUF1003 domain-containing protein: MARPSSPPGNELSTDPAQLEGLLRENAEINRLLREQAELGLTQLHRPIEQLGVLLSRPAVVVTAFVLFLLWIVLNLDIKVITHKPWDEPPFFWLQGLIGLLSLITTVTVLISQARQAQLAEQRAQLQLQIVLLTEQRSAKIIALLEELRRDLPNVRDRPDPEAEALKQASDPEAILEALQTLEEGGPTSLPAREDG, encoded by the coding sequence ATGGCCCGGCCCTCCTCTCCCCCCGGCAACGAGCTGTCCACCGACCCCGCTCAGCTCGAAGGGCTGCTGCGCGAAAACGCCGAAATCAACCGCCTGCTGCGCGAACAGGCCGAGCTGGGGCTCACGCAGCTTCACCGGCCCATCGAGCAACTCGGGGTGCTGCTCAGCCGCCCGGCGGTGGTCGTCACGGCGTTTGTCCTGTTTCTGCTGTGGATCGTGCTCAACCTCGACATCAAGGTGATCACCCACAAGCCCTGGGACGAGCCGCCGTTTTTCTGGCTTCAGGGACTGATCGGGCTGCTGAGCCTGATTACCACCGTGACTGTGTTAATTTCACAGGCGCGGCAGGCGCAACTCGCCGAGCAACGGGCGCAACTTCAGTTGCAGATCGTCCTGCTCACCGAGCAGCGCAGCGCCAAGATCATCGCCCTGCTGGAAGAACTACGCCGCGACCTGCCCAACGTGCGCGACCGCCCCGACCCCGAAGCCGAGGCGCTGAAACAGGCGAGCGACCCCGAGGCCATTCTGGAAGCGCTGCAAACCCTGGAAGAAGGCGGCCCGACCAGCCTGCCTGCCAGGGAAGACGGCTGA
- a CDS encoding phytoene desaturase family protein, producing the protein MSPSSLLDAVVVGAGPNGLAAAVTLARAGLRVQVLEAHERVGGGLSSAELTLPGFVHDVGSAIHPLAAASPAFREWPLHAFGLRWIHPPAPLGQTLAGGGSVTLERDLSATAAVLGADGPAWERLFAPLVQEWEELLDDILRPLPHVPRHPFTLARFGLRALPPADLLGRTLFRTPQARALWBGIAAHTGLPLTTPGTSAMTLVLALTAHAVGWPFPAGGAQALADALRRYLEYLGGEVITGVRVSQPRDLPPARVTLVDSSPAVLLRLLGDRAPASYRAALSRYRYGAGMQKFDYALSGPLPWQDERLRRAATVHIAGSAAEIVASEASLQSERPYLLAAQHSLFDPSRAPAGGHTLWVYAHVPNGSDADLRPRVEAQLERFAPGFHERVLACRVTTASQLERFSPVFVGGDVAGGAVTLPQLVARPVLSAAPYRTPVRGVYLCSSSTPPGGGIHGMCGVNAARTALADEFGFRK; encoded by the coding sequence ATGTCCCCTTCTTCCCTGCTCGACGCCGTGGTGGTCGGCGCCGGTCCCAACGGTCTCGCGGCGGCGGTCACCCTGGCGCGCGCCGGGCTGCGGGTGCAGGTGCTCGAGGCGCATGAGCGCGTGGGCGGTGGCCTGAGCAGCGCCGAACTCACCCTGCCCGGCTTCGTGCATGACGTGGGCTCGGCCATTCACCCGCTCGCCGCCGCCTCGCCCGCATTCCGGGAGTGGCCGCTGCACGCTTTCGGGCTGCGCTGGATTCACCCGCCGGCACCGCTGGGACAAACGCTCGCGGGCGGCGGCAGCGTGACGCTCGAGCGCGACCTCAGCGCGACTGCTGCGGTCCTGGGCGCCGACGGCCCCGCCTGGGAACGCCTCTTCGCGCCGCTGGTGCAGGAGTGGGAAGAGCTGCTGGACGATATTTTGCGGCCTCTCCCCCACGTGCCGCGCCACCCGTTCACGCTCGCCCGCTTCGGCCTGCGGGCGCTGCCTCCGGCTGACCTGCTGGGCCGCACGCTCTTTCGCACGCCGCAGGCCCGCGCCCTGTGGRACGGCATCGCCGCGCACACTGGGTTGCCACTGACCACGCCCGGCACCTCGGCCATGACGCTGGTGCTGGCGCTGACGGCGCACGCGGTGGGCTGGCCTTTTCCAGCAGGCGGCGCCCAGGCGCTGGCCGACGCGCTGCGGAGGTATCTGGAATATCTGGGAGGCGAGGTGATTACGGGCGTGCGCGTCAGCCAGCCGCGCGACCTGCCCCCGGCCCGTGTGACGCTGGTGGATTCCAGCCCGGCGGTGCTCCTCCGCCTGCTCGGGGACCGCGCTCCGGCGAGTTACCGCGCCGCGCTGTCCCGCTACCGCTACGGCGCGGGGATGCAGAAATTCGACTACGCGCTCAGCGGCCCGTTGCCCTGGCAAGACGAGCGGCTGCGGCGGGCGGCCACCGTTCACATCGCCGGAAGCGCCGCTGAAATCGTGGCGTCCGAAGCGTCGTTGCAGTCGGAGCGGCCCTACCTCCTCGCCGCGCAGCACAGCCTTTTTGACCCCTCACGTGCCCCGGCGGGCGGGCACACCCTGTGGGTCTACGCCCACGTCCCCAACGGCTCGGACGCCGACTTGCGGCCCCGGGTCGAAGCGCAACTCGAACGCTTTGCCCCCGGTTTCCACGAGCGGGTGCTCGCCTGCCGGGTGACCACCGCGTCGCAGCTTGAGCGCTTTAGCCCGGTCTTCGTTGGCGGCGACGTGGCGGGCGGGGCGGTGACCCTGCCGCAGCTTGTCGCGCGCCCGGTGCTGTCGGCGGCTCCCTACCGCACGCCGGTGCGCGGGGTGTATCTGTGTTCGAGCTCCACGCCTCCCGGTGGCGGCATTCACGGCATGTGCGGGGTCAACGCGGCACGAACGGCGCTGGCAGACGAGTTCGGCTTCAGGAAGTAA
- a CDS encoding SDR family oxidoreductase has protein sequence MTNDDKTKQANGQPETAATENMPQEVPAETQEQQPGSEAEMSLAPVVIRDDYRGSDKLKGKVALISGGDSGIGRAVAVHFAREGADVAILYLDEHQDARDTLKMVQAEGRQGLIIAGDIGDPKFCQDAVAQVMKELGKLDILVNNAAEQHPQENLTDITPEQLERTFRTNIFGMFYLTQAALPHLQKGAVIVNTTSVTAYKGSPELLDYSSTKGAILAFTRSLSQNLADKGIRVNAVAPGPIWTPLIPSTFDQKRVAEHGKKTPLERPGQPAEVAPSYVFLASEDSSYITGQVLHPNGGDVVNG, from the coding sequence ATGACCAACGACGACAAGACCAAGCAGGCCAATGGCCAGCCCGAAACCGCCGCCACCGAGAACATGCCGCAGGAGGTGCCCGCCGAAACCCAGGAGCAGCAGCCCGGCAGCGAAGCCGAAATGAGCCTGGCCCCGGTGGTCATCCGTGACGATTACCGGGGCAGCGACAAGCTGAAGGGCAAGGTGGCCCTCATCAGCGGCGGCGACAGCGGCATCGGGCGCGCGGTGGCCGTGCATTTTGCCCGCGAGGGGGCCGACGTGGCGATCTTGTACCTCGACGAGCACCAGGACGCGCGGGACACCCTGAAGATGGTGCAGGCCGAGGGCCGCCAGGGCCTGATCATCGCTGGCGACATTGGCGATCCCAAGTTCTGTCAGGACGCGGTGGCGCAGGTAATGAAGGAACTCGGCAAGCTCGACATTCTGGTCAACAACGCCGCCGAGCAGCACCCGCAGGAAAACCTCACCGACATCACCCCGGAGCAGCTCGAACGGACCTTCCGCACCAACATTTTCGGCATGTTCTACCTGACCCAGGCCGCCCTGCCACACCTGCAAAAAGGCGCCGTGATCGTCAACACCACCTCGGTCACCGCGTATAAGGGCAGCCCCGAACTGCTCGACTACTCCAGCACCAAGGGCGCCATCCTCGCCTTTACCCGCAGCCTGTCGCAAAACCTCGCCGACAAGGGCATTCGCGTCAACGCCGTGGCGCCCGGCCCCATCTGGACGCCGCTCATTCCCTCCACTTTTGACCAGAAGCGGGTGGCCGAGCACGGCAAAAAGACCCCGCTCGAGCGCCCCGGCCAGCCCGCCGAAGTCGCGCCGAGCTACGTGTTCCTCGCGTCGGAGGACAGCAGCTACATCACCGGGCAAGTCCTGCACCCCAACGGTGGGGACGTGGTCAACGGCTGA
- a CDS encoding FRG domain-containing protein, producing the protein MEDIRVASWLELLEVLNQNSWNAELRRFRSPYVFRGQGRAARLTTSLQRLAGETRDIERHLVRAFRKYTQANVQTENVLWYWLALGQHHGLPTRLLDWSYSPLVALHFATAEERDYDKDGVIWMLDMATTNAALPGPLSHLLRHEGSSVFRAAVCLPPTCWRRSARGRGFRA; encoded by the coding sequence GTGGAAGACATTCGGGTTGCCAGCTGGCTCGAATTGCTTGAGGTGCTCAACCAGAATTCCTGGAACGCGGAGCTGCGGCGTTTTCGCTCGCCCTACGTGTTTCGGGGCCAGGGCCGCGCTGCCCGGTTGACGACCTCGCTTCAGCGCCTCGCCGGGGAAACGCGCGATATCGAGCGGCATCTGGTACGCGCGTTTCGCAAGTACACGCAGGCGAACGTGCAGACCGAGAATGTGCTGTGGTACTGGCTGGCGCTCGGGCAGCACCACGGGTTGCCGACCCGGCTGCTCGACTGGAGCTATTCGCCGCTTGTCGCGCTGCACTTTGCCACCGCCGAGGAGCGCGACTACGACAAAGACGGCGTGATCTGGATGCTTGACATGGCGACGACCAACGCCGCGCTGCCGGGGCCGCTCTCGCACCTGCTGCGGCATGAGGGCAGCAGTGTGTTTAGGGCAGCAGTGTGTTTACCACCGACATGCTGGCGACGTTCAGCGCGGGGGAGAGGCTTCAGGGCCTGA